From the genome of Rana temporaria chromosome 8, aRanTem1.1, whole genome shotgun sequence:
CTTTAAGGGGCCTTGGAGACATCGCTTTGCCAACTTCCTCAGGTTCTAAcctatttaaaggaaaaaaaagggggcaatgaGAGCTGAGGTGtgcgtctgtgtaaatccaggaattgaacaggcagcagcttcagctgcccacagttaaaatggctgcagccagactcggtggagggagatttctgcagcataaatTTGACTTAAAAtcgcagtatatatataaaataatatgcaaagtggttggagggaagcttcagaatggcacatCAGAACATCCCTTCCGGCTGCTTGTAAGTGACTACTGCGCCGCATCGGCTGTTACAGTAAAGCTGACCGTCCACTCTAAAGAACGGTACTGGGGTGAtggctgcggctgcaggcatcaccccggtaaaACCCCCTTGAAGATATcggtcagttgttttttttttttttttttttttttttgaccgatacTTCTAAAGTGAATATCGGCCGCACCAATAATCAGTTGATCCCTAATTAATGCTACTTTAGTCAGGATAATTTGTCTACATATTTGGCTCTTGGCTATAGAAAGTTTTGTTTTATGCATGTGTTTTTGCTGTGCTTCGAGTGTTTGTTACATATCTTACCACGTGGAAGCTGGTGCtttaaaaattttgggggggcgcaagcaaactggaaaaaaaaataaaataaatgaaacggAGCTGCCGTGCCCCCATGAAACGGAGCCGCCGTGCCCCCccacctgtctcggtggggcagcgggtcacagtggagtcctccatgctcctcgatgtcttctcccgtcctctcttcctgtcctctgttatgattggacgcctgatgggtgtccaatcacagtgcctgtcatttcagtcaatcaggtgatgggtaacagacccccgagcacctgattggctgagaggcagttcagtgttaggaaagcgaatattcatttgctttcctgACACAAAGCTGAGTGAACTGTGCGCACCTAGAATGGCGcccactgttcacctttttggacctgtcggagcctatggctctaatcgggtggTTACAAAAAATActccactgtaattcaggtgcccagcgCTCAAAAAGGGgttgggcacctgaataggggatgGCAGCGGCGAGCATGAatctctatctatggtgatagaaaggtggcaggagagagggggcggcgcctgtgCGCCTTTTACGGATGCACCGCCATGTGGGTTTTTTTATTCAGAACACCGTTCCTCCACGTGCAGCATGATTTTCCACAATATATTTGTTGTCTCTGGTGCCTTTTGTATAGACTTTATTATTTGaagcccagaaaaaaaaaacaatctagtAAGTTGAAAATAAGTAGatgtgtcttaggcctcgtaaacacgataggttaaccagaggacaacggtctgaaggaccgttttcatcggtcaaaactgattgtgtgtgggccccataggttatttaatcataggttaaaaaaagccaacttgctttaaaattaacctatggattcctaaccgataggtcaaaaccgatcgttggtaggcacaaccatcggttaaaaatccacgcatgctcagaatcaagtcgacgcatgcttggaagtagggttgtcccgataccagtatcgggaccgataccgagtatttgcaggagtacttgtactcgcgcaaatacccccgatacctaaatagaatacttttcccGCCgctgcatcgcgccgccgcatcgaaagccgccgcatgggttaaacggcgtgcgggaacatcacagctttcatttgaatagctgtagtgttcccgcacgtatagacactcccccttgcttgggattggatgagtgatcgtgatctgtccaatcccgagcaagggggagtgtctatacgcacgggcaaaacagctattcaaatgaatgctgtgatttttcTCCATGCGGtggctttcggcggcaaaggtatgggggaaatggctggagggacatggctgcatatgtgagggacatgactggagggacatggctgcatatgtgagggacatggctgcatatgtgagggacatggctagagggacatggctgcatatgtgagggacatggctagagggacatggctgcatatgtgagggacatggctagagggacatggctgcatatgtgggggacatggctgcatttggggacacattttaaaaaagtatcggcgactacttgaaaaaaagtatcggtacttgtactcggtcctaaaaaagtggtatcgggacaaccctacttggaagcattgaacttcgtttttttcagcacgtcgttgtgttttacgtcaccgcgttctgacacgatcggttatttaacctatggtgtgtaggtgtgacggaccatcagtcagctttatcggttaacctaagacaactgtccttcagaccgttgtcctctggttaacctatcgtgtgtacgaggctttatggaCATAAATGGACCCAACGAAAAGCATTATAAGTGTCTTAATATTGTTCAGTTTCTCATTTGTTACAACAACTGCAGCAGTGCGAATCGTCTGCGTCCCTCTGGGCTCTTTATTGATTTGTCTTTTTGTTATGACTTTTTGTTTTCTCAGAGAATGTGGTTGGGAACCATGACGCCCCCATTCGTTGTGTTGAGTTCTGCCCCGAGGTAAACGTTATGGTTACCGGGAGTTGGGACCAGACGGTAAAAttatgggacccgcggactccaTGTAATGCCGGAACCTTCTCTCAGCCTGATAAGGTGTGTACCAATTGTATGTAACCATAAGAAGTTGGCAGCATTGCGTCGCCCTACgctagtgatggtgaaccttggcaccccagatgttttggaactatctttcccatgatgctccactacactgcagcgtgcatgagcatcatgggaaatgtagttccaaaacatctggagttgccaaggttcgccatcactgcccttcgCCAACCTTGTCTGTGAAGTTGTTCTGCACAGCGGCGGCGTCCCCCCTCCAAGTTTTTATGAAGTGCAGTTCAGAACACGGCTAAAAGCAATTGTTTCTTGTGCGGACCTCACCTAAGATTATAGTGCTCGGCATTTAAGTTATTACATCCTTTTTTCTCCTTCATATTTTCCACTAAGTTCCCGTGTCAAGATGAAGCAGGAAAGCTTTTCCTTCCAGTAAATCAACACAGCACTTCTGTGCCTGTGCTTCCCCTTAAATATACCGGCCAGTTTGGAGGCATCATTACCGGCCTGGCACTCCATCTAAATGGCCGTCATTTTTACCCCATCACGACTGAATCTACTTCTGGCGAGACCTTTGTGCGGAGCAGAATAATTGCATTGTTTCTCGGGTTTGATTTATGGGTGTATGTGGCCAGTAAAAAGCCTGTGATGAATAGCTGACAGGACAGCACATAATAGACAGCCACTGGGAAGCCGCCTACCTATTGGCGCGGACAGCTTGGCATGTCAGAGTTTTtcatagggaatttttttttttctttttctctataCTGATAAATGTGTCCACCCACTCGGTTGCTTGACATGCCGTTTTGGGGTGATTGATGAGCCCGCTGGCCAGAAAGACTACTTCCAATCCAGGTGTGACACCAGTTTGTAAAGAAGATTTAGGATTCTCAGCAAGATTGTTTCATTaggcctgcttttttttttttttttttctctctccatgCGTGCTTTAGCTGCAGTATGTCTTGGTAATGGTAGCCAAAGTCGTACCTGTAGCATTAGTGTAAAGTGGCTGCCGCAGCTGCCCTCATTTATAATTTTACAGCAATTCTCTGTGGTGTTGGGCCAGCGGAACCTTTATCTTTTCTTTCCGCAGTTTGTATACGAGACTCGGTACAAGTATTCTGCGTTCCTTCATTTGCTCAGCAGCGCCAGCCTCGTCCGATATGCTGGGCAGTTTAGGAAAATAAAAGTAAACCTGtcttcactttaaagcggagttccgccaattttttatactgcagctgctgacttttaaaataaggacacttacctgtccagggttgcccgcgatgtcctcacccgaggctgatctgtccctcggctctcgggtgctgcccccGCCATCATCTTCGGtatgggaatcaggaagtgaagccttgaggcttcacttcctggttccctactgagcatgcgcgagtcgcgctgcgcaattccactggtccctgctgtcttctgtggtgtgtgtgtgtgtgtgtgtgtgttttttttattttttttaactaacacatacaacccccccccccccccttttttttttttttttaaagtgcaaaaaaagtgtatttaattCTACAACAAACATAATATTGTCGTTTCCTGCAGTGTTTTattttccaacaggctggttgtacagaagtcgattagGAGATCGGATTCTCTACAACCAGCCTGCTCGTAGATGGATCCAAATTCGGTAATTTCCTGCcaaaccagctgaatttcgatccacctATGGCTGACTTAACATGGTAAAAAaggcagagtgtgtgtgtgtgtgtgttttttttatttatattattaatatattattattttttatatatagagagattaataaaatatatattagagagcgattaataaaatatatattagagAGCGATTAATAAAATATAGAAAAGATagatagaggtgtgtgtgtgtgtgtgtgaatatatatatatatatatatatatatatatatatatatatatatatatatatatatatatatatatatatatatatatatatatatataaaatcacacacaattgtatatattttaataatatataaaatgtatatagcaaaaagtaaaaaatatttcaatatttttttttttcaaaattgtcgctcaatttttgtttatagcgtaaaaaatttaaaccgcagaggtgatcaaataccaccaaaagaaagctctatttgtggggggaaaaagaacgccaattttgtttgggagcctcgttgcacgaccgcgcaattgtcagtgtaagcgacgcagtgccgaatcacaaaaaggggcctggtcctttttagcaacaaaatggtccagggcttaagtggtagTAAACAGCGGAAATTAATATACAAATTCAATTTTGTGAATCCCCCTtcaacaaaaaattacatttttggttacaTACTCCCATTAGGAAATCGCACCTAAAAGGATGCAGAacctgcaattttcctcattagagccctgcaggtgcagcagctgattaatAATTACAAAACCTCTCCCATGCATATTAACAAAGCCCATGGACACAGGCAAACGGCTATTtctccataataaaaaaaagggtaggactctgcaacaaagtttgttacagTCCTTTCAGTGTACAGAGATGACAAGAAGggaatattttatttgtttattttttcctcaacaaaagtggagttatttcAATTGCTTGTATCACAGTTTGTGtacagagaggtgtgtgtgtatgtctatCTAATagagagatgtgtgtgtgtgtgtatgtatatataatagagaggtgtatatagatatatatctctaATAGtgaagtgtgtatgtatgtagatatatatatatatataaaaattttattttttttctctaatagAGAGATCTATATATAAATAAGACAGAgataaaaatgtaacttttttttttttctttttctcccctcGCCTAGGTGTATACATTGTCTGTGTCTGGGGACAGGCTGATTGTGGGCACAGCTGGTCGAAGGGTGCTGGTGTGGGATCTGAGGAACATGGGCTACGTACAACAGAGGCGTGAATCAAGTCTTAAGTACCAAACGCGCTGTATCAGAGCTTTCCCAAATAAACAGGTAATTCAGACCCTTCTCTAACCATTCAGGTACAGCACTTGTATCATGGTCAAGATGCAGGCAAGTGAAAAGGATTTTGTGACCCGCCAGCTTAAGCGGCTCGCTGATAACGGGTTGCTTTTACCAAACCAAGGCTGTCTTTGTTTCACAATAGAACTTTTCTCTAAACATCCAGCACAgggttcccccccacccccctccctgcatgtaAGACTTTTTGTTCTTTATCATTGCCCCAGGCAGGGAAAACAGATCGATGTGGTCACCTCACTGATTTGGCTTTTGTGCAGTGAGATTCTTCTTTTCATTACAACTTGTTAATTAAATGGCTCAAACATGAAAGTGAATACAACTGTGGCTTTATTATTAAGCAAATCCTTGAAGACAGTTTAGCGGGGATCACTTCCTGAGTGAAATTACCGCTGATGGGTCTAATTGCCACCTTGTCTCACACTAGGGCTATGTGCTGAGCTCCATTGAAGGAAGAGTCGCCGTCGAATATTTGGACCCGAGCTTGGAAGTTCAGAAGAAGAAATACGCCTTCAAATGTCACCGGCTGAAAGAGAACAACATTGAGCAGATCTATCCCGTCAATGCCGTGTCCTTCCATAATTTACACAACACCTTTGCCACAGGTTAGTAGATCGCCTCTGGCATAAACCATGTGCTTCAAGCGGAATACAGTTGTGTATTCCGTGTTCACTGGAAGTATGTTTGTATATCTGTGCTTCAGTGAATCATTTTACGAATGTAAACGATTTTTTTATGGTGTATTCCTACTTTTGCGTTGGTCCCTGTCATTCTAATGCTTTCTGAGTTCAATTTctagttaaagtagttgtaaaggttcaggtatttaaaaaaagaacaaacaaacatgtcatacttgcctccactgttcaGTTCGTTtttcagagtggccccgatcgtcctcttctggggtcccacggtggctcctcCCCATAATACATAACCCACTTTGGGAAGCGCtcttgaattttatttattttgtttttaaagagtcggcagctacaaatcctgcagctgctaacttttcaaataaggacacttatctgtccagggcgCCACCGATGGCGGCACCCAAAGCctctctcgggtggaggcgccgccatcttcagtaagggaattgaagccttgcgacttcacttcctggttccctgctgTGCATGTGCGATCCCacaggtccctgctgtcttctgggacctgtgtgtctctaaGAAGACAGTGAGGGTGGGTTGTGGCATAGATACCCGTGAGGTGGCTTGGgtgtctatgcccagaagtgggagcaaaataccttgGTTTCACAGGTATCTGCCCCAccctaaaaggtgtcaaatgtgacaccggagtggGAAAAGGTTCCTAAAAGCGGAAGttttatttttgggtggaactctgctttaaaggggttgtaaaggtaaaaaaaaaatccctaaatagcttcctttaccttagtgcagtcctccttcacttacctcatccttccattttgtttttaaatgtccgtatttcttctgagaaatcctcacttcctgttcttctgtctgtaactccacacagtaatgcgaggctttctccctggtgtggagaaagcctcttgagggggcgagcaggcaagtcgggacactctctactttgcagatagagaaaggagctgagtgttagtgggcgtcctgacattcCTGCtagcctcttgagggaggagggggcgagcaggaatgtcaggacgcccactaacacacagctcctttctctatctgcaaagtagagagtgtcccgacttgcctgctcgccccctcaagaggctttctccacaccagggagaaagccttgcattactgtgtggagttacagacagaagaacaggaagtgaggatttctcagaagaaataaggacatttaaaaacaaaatggaaggatgaggtaagtgaaggaggactgtactaaggtaaaggaagctatttagggatttttttattttacctttacaacccctttaaggtaaaaagccttctgtgtgtggcAGCCCCCCTTACATGTACCTGCGATGTTGCAGGCGCGTCTCAGTTGCCCCTGACCTCCCTCTTCATTGGGTGAGACAACAGCATGGtgccattgactcctgctgcagTCAGCCAGCCAATattgagagaaagggggtgggaccatggacacagggagctgtggctcggctctggtgcccccatagcaagctgcttcatgtgggggcacttaacaggagggaagggccagTAGAGGgatcttgagaagaggaggatctgggcttctctgtgcaaatccactgcaccgagcaggtaagtataacatgtttgtaatttttttttacttaaaaaaaaaaaaaaaaaagacttatcaCTTTAAGTAGAAGCTGATGGTCTCGTTTGTCCCATATGGGACTTCTTGTCAGAGATTGTGGATTGGagattattagccagattcaggtagagtcgtaactccgaatctgcgccgtcgtatatttaagcgtattccggcgccgtcgtatcttagctttctatttacgctggccgctaggggcgtgtacgctgatttacgcctagaatacgtaaatcagcaagatacgcctattcacgaacgtacgcttgcccgtcgcagtaaagatacgccgtttacgtaaggtgttctcaggcgtaaagataatccaccaaaaagatggcgcagccaatgttaagtatggacgtcggaaccgcgtcgaattttaaaatttttacgtcgtttgcgtaagtcgtccgtgaatggggctgggcgtaatttacgttcacgtcgaaaccaatgagtctttgcggcgtaatttggagcatgcgcactgggatacgtccacggacggcgcatgcgccgttcgttcaaaacgtcttttacgtggggtcatgctttatttacataaaacacgcccacctcttcacaattttgaattgggtgcgcttacgccgggacatttacgctacgccgttgtaacttaggacgcaagtgctttgtgaatacagcacttgcctctctaacttgcggcggtgtaacgtaaatgacatacgctacgcctgcataacTTTAAgtcgccgtacgtgaatctggctatatagtTATAAATATAATGCTGGCAGAATGTGCGAGTGAAGAATCCATAGCTCTTTGATATCTTTTTCACTCCGGTACGTCCAGTTTTTTAAAAGCCTTTGCTACAAGTTTagtgatttgcgttttttttttttcttttctcttcaccCTGCAGGTGGCTCCGACGGCTTTGTCAATATTTGGGATCCTTTCAACAAAAAGCGCCTGTGCCAATTCCACCGCTACCCGACCAGCATCGCTTCCCTGGCCTTCAGCAACGACGGCAGCACTCTGGCAATTGCCGCCTCCTACATGTACGAAATGGATGACATTGAACACCCTGAAGATGCTATCTTCATACGGCAAGTGACAGACGCTGAGACAAAGCCCAAGTGAGGCAGCGTCACctgccttcccctccccccctccccaaccaagattttttttttttattaattttccttTGCCTCATGAATAGCGTTATTGATGGTAAGAGAAGATAAGTATGGCTGACTGTAGGGCTGGGGGAGATTTTATCACATCCTCCCAAGCTTTCAATATCCGTCAGTTGATAGACGTCTGACAGATAAAATTATTCTCAGTTGTTTTATACAGAAGCGTGTCGACCTTCTCCTGCATTTCTTGCCCTTCATTATCGGAGAGGACTTCTTACTGTTGACTTTGCTTCAAATgtattgaggaggaggaggcggctgcTGGTTAGTCCTTTATACTGCCTTGTGTCTTGTCCCTTTCTTTGttcctatatttttttatatttgtacatgAAGTTACTTTTCCCTGTTGggattgtatatgttttttttatgtaaataagcATTTTCACCCAAATAATAAATACACAAGTCGGAAACCTTTGTGCTGAATTTATAATGTGAGTGTGCGTGTATATAGCGTGATCTTCTGCACTGCGATCATCTCCTCCGTGTCTAATGTTCTATTTGGAATCAAGTAGTGTTGGTTTACAGATGCTAAAGTGGGGAAAAAATGGATGAACTGTAGCGGGCAATATTACAGGGGGCATATGGCTCCAACCAGCTGCTGTATTGCAGAGGGCTTCACACTGGGAGCCCTACTGCACACGTGCGaggctctgctcctctctccCACTGGCCCTCGACAGGGGGAGCCCGAGCGGTGACGCCAATACCCGCGGCTGAGGCTCCTGTCTGTAACTCctcacagtaatgcgaggctttctccctggtatggagagagcctcttgaggggggggagggggcgagcaggagtgtcaagatgctcactaacacacacacacactccatctgcaaagtagagtgtcctgacttgcctgcttagcctgccccctcccatagtagCCAACTGTGCCaccgagggggggtggggggtgatgtgGTGAGtacaatgagcggaagttccacttttgggtggaactctgctttaacccagggctcgacaaatcccggtcgccatggcgactagaaatagcatcctggcgacttggcttggaaggtgggcaaaaaaaaaagacaacagtaaagttatcctttttttttttttttttttttatattatgaaagataatgttacgctgagtaaattcatacccaacatgtcacgcttcaaaattgcgtccgctcgtggaatgccgacaaacttttaccctttaaaatcttcataggcgacgtttaaaaaaattctacaggttgcatgttttgagttagaggaggtctagggctagaattattgctctcgctctaccaatcgcggcgatacctcgcatgtgtggtttgaacacagtttacatatgcgggcgctgctcacgtatgtgttcatttctgcgcgcaagctcgtcgggacgggggtgCGTTTtccggctcctaacttttttagctggctcctagattccaagcaaatttgtcaaaccctgctttaaccactcGAGGaacgcctaacgccgatatacgtcggcagaatgacacggctgggcaaaggcacgtacaggtacgttgccctttaagtgcccagccgtgggttgcgcgtGCCACCAGCCCGAAgctccgcggacccgatcactaccagtgtcccgcgatcgggtcacaggggttgaagaacggggagaggtgagtgtaatcaAACTttgcccgttcttctctgtggcaatgtcagtgatcctctgttccctgatatagggaacagcgatggtgacatcacacgtccagccccgccaccccctacagtaagaatcacttccttaggacacacttaaccccttagcgcccccctagtggttaaccccttcactgccattgtcattttcacagtaatcggtgcatttttatagcacttttcgctgtgaaaatgacaatggtcccaaaaatgtgtcaaaagtgtccgttgtgtccgccataatgtcgcagccaccaaaaaaatcgctgattgccgccactactagtaaaaaataaaatatgccataaatctatcccctattttgtagacgctagaacttttgcacaagccaatcaataaatgcttattacaatttatttattttaccaaaaatatgtagaataatacatatcggcctaaactgaggattttttttttaattattatttttaataaatcaaagtaaaaaatattgtgtttttttttccaaaattgtcgctctatttttgtttatagtaataaaagcagcagggatgatcaaatgccaccaaaagaaagctctatttgtgggtggggggggggggggggacataaagatttcatttggatacagttttgcatgaccgcgcaattgtcattcgaagtgcaacagcgctgaaaactaaaaattggtctgggcaggaagggggtgaaaatgccctggtATTGAATCggttaacttaaagcggaggttccgtgggttctgcaattttttttaaatctgcaaaaCTTTGTAATATATATTGCAAGGTACCACTCACTTGCTAGCCGCTCGTACGTCCATCTGTTTGGTTTTTGTCCTAAagaacaagttttaaaaaaaatagtcctgggctttttccatcttgcttgtgggcattgtgaagcccacaagcaaacactTCCTGGATTCCGTGATGCCCCCATCATGCAACGCAGGATCTTGCACATGCGCTGTATTGACGGTGAGCAGCGCGAGCCTCGCCGTCAACACTTCCTGATTACAATCGTTACCATGACAGCGGGTGACGTCAGTTAGGATACACGCCCCTTGTCTCC
Proteins encoded in this window:
- the BUB3 gene encoding mitotic checkpoint protein BUB3 isoform X1 → MTWLDSMAAYRHTMTGSNEFKLSQAPEDGISAVKFSPNTSQFLLVSSWDSSVRLYDVPANTMRLKYQHAGPVLDCAFYDPTHAWSGGLDHQLKMHDLNTDGENVVGNHDAPIRCVEFCPEVNVMVTGSWDQTVKLWDPRTPCNAGTFSQPDKVYTLSVSGDRLIVGTAGRRVLVWDLRNMGYVQQRRESSLKYQTRCIRAFPNKQGYVLSSIEGRVAVEYLDPSLEVQKKKYAFKCHRLKENNIEQIYPVNAVSFHNLHNTFATGGSDGFVNIWDPFNKKRLCQFHRYPTSIASLAFSNDGSTLAIAASYMYEMDDIEHPEDAIFIRQVTDAETKPK
- the BUB3 gene encoding mitotic checkpoint protein BUB3 isoform X2, whose translation is MMTGSNEFKLSQAPEDGISAVKFSPNTSQFLLVSSWDSSVRLYDVPANTMRLKYQHAGPVLDCAFYDPTHAWSGGLDHQLKMHDLNTDGENVVGNHDAPIRCVEFCPEVNVMVTGSWDQTVKLWDPRTPCNAGTFSQPDKVYTLSVSGDRLIVGTAGRRVLVWDLRNMGYVQQRRESSLKYQTRCIRAFPNKQGYVLSSIEGRVAVEYLDPSLEVQKKKYAFKCHRLKENNIEQIYPVNAVSFHNLHNTFATGGSDGFVNIWDPFNKKRLCQFHRYPTSIASLAFSNDGSTLAIAASYMYEMDDIEHPEDAIFIRQVTDAETKPK